The proteins below come from a single Acidobacteriota bacterium genomic window:
- a CDS encoding AtpZ/AtpI family protein, producing the protein MSEERDHGRSLSREIGRKAARRLRARGRAGPTWAGLGAYGVVGWSIVIPTLAGIALGVWVDDRWPSRFSWTLMLITAGLLIGCWNAWRWVTSEQRAIRDADGSVPREDEDD; encoded by the coding sequence GTGTCTGAGGAGAGGGACCACGGACGGAGTCTCAGCCGCGAGATCGGCCGCAAGGCAGCGCGCCGGTTGCGCGCACGCGGGCGGGCGGGCCCGACGTGGGCCGGCCTGGGCGCCTATGGCGTGGTCGGCTGGTCCATCGTCATCCCGACGCTCGCGGGGATTGCGCTGGGCGTGTGGGTGGACGACAGGTGGCCGAGCCGTTTCTCGTGGACGCTGATGCTGATCACGGCAGGCCTGCTCATCGGATGCTGGAATGCGTGGCGCTGGGTGACGAGCGAGCAGCGCGCGATTCGGGACGCAGACGGCAGCGTGCCCCGGGAGGACGAGGATGACTGA
- a CDS encoding F0F1 ATP synthase subunit gamma, with amino-acid sequence MPTTDAIERRLDTAGDLRSIVRTMKALAAVNIRQYEEAAVSIADYARTVELGFQALLRVRPGTLDVPAVRSSPPCIGAIVLGSDHGLCGAFNEQVAAFYFERRAADQRTEGERLMALGLRAAGRLEDLKQRPAVVLTLPASAVRIATLVREVLEHVAAWREAGAVDTVRVYFNAPHGQAGSQPREEQLLPLDGARLRALAARPWRPRATPALAGDWDSLFAAIVRQHLFVTVHRAITLSLASENASRLAAMHAAERSIDERLHSLRGQFNRERQASITTELLDIVSGYETLAARARPPVR; translated from the coding sequence ATGCCGACGACTGACGCCATTGAACGCCGCCTCGATACGGCCGGCGATCTGCGCTCCATCGTTCGGACGATGAAGGCCCTCGCGGCCGTGAACATCCGTCAGTACGAAGAGGCGGCGGTCTCCATCGCGGACTACGCCCGCACCGTCGAGCTCGGCTTCCAGGCGCTGCTGCGCGTTCGGCCCGGCACGCTGGATGTCCCGGCCGTCCGGTCTTCGCCGCCCTGCATCGGCGCCATCGTCCTGGGATCGGATCACGGGCTGTGCGGCGCGTTCAACGAGCAGGTGGCGGCGTTCTATTTCGAACGGCGCGCGGCCGACCAGCGAACCGAGGGCGAGCGGTTGATGGCGCTCGGGCTCCGGGCGGCCGGCCGGCTCGAGGACCTGAAGCAACGGCCGGCGGTGGTGCTCACGCTGCCGGCGTCGGCGGTGCGGATAGCCACGCTCGTTCGCGAGGTGCTCGAGCACGTCGCCGCGTGGCGCGAAGCCGGGGCCGTGGACACCGTGCGGGTGTACTTCAACGCGCCGCACGGCCAGGCCGGGAGCCAGCCGCGCGAGGAGCAGTTGCTCCCGCTTGATGGCGCACGCCTGCGCGCGCTTGCGGCCCGTCCGTGGCGGCCGCGGGCGACGCCGGCGCTCGCGGGCGACTGGGACTCGCTCTTCGCGGCGATCGTCCGGCAACACCTGTTCGTGACCGTCCACCGAGCCATCACGCTGTCGCTCGCCAGCGAGAACGCGAGTCGCCTGGCAGCGATGCACGCCGCCGAACGGAGTATCGACGAACGCCTCCACAGCTTGCGCGGCCAGTTCAATCGCGAGCGACAGGCGTCGATTACGACCGAACTGCTCGACATCGTGTCCGGCTATGAGACGCTGGCCGCCCGCGCGCGACCGCCCGTGCGATGA
- a CDS encoding iron-sulfur cluster assembly accessory protein, with translation MYITLDAGRQITKLLDKQGLQGGGLRVGVKAGGCSGLSYIFEWAAEPAEKDQVFQGPDDSRIFVDPKSYRFLEGTQLDYDTSLLSKGFIVVNPKAKSTCGCGTSFSLS, from the coding sequence ATGTACATCACGCTCGATGCCGGACGACAGATCACCAAGCTGCTGGACAAGCAGGGCCTCCAGGGCGGCGGCCTGCGCGTGGGGGTCAAGGCCGGTGGCTGCAGCGGACTGAGCTACATCTTCGAATGGGCCGCCGAGCCGGCCGAGAAGGACCAGGTGTTCCAGGGGCCCGACGACTCGCGGATCTTCGTCGATCCCAAGAGCTACCGCTTCCTCGAAGGCACGCAGCTCGACTACGACACCAGCCTCCTCAGCAAGGGCTTCATCGTCGTCAATCCGAAGGCCAAGTCCACCTGCGGCTGCGGCACGTCGTTCTCCCTCAGCTAG
- a CDS encoding Rrf2 family transcriptional regulator: MLRLSKKTDYALIAMKHLALNGDRGASSAREIAEQYDIPAELMAKVLQRLVRRQLLVSHQGTRGGYQLARPSVMISVADVIQAVDGPLTVTACSTDDHACEQFTKCNVRDPLWRIKDRVLTALASCTLAEIVDESSAPTMPVSLSRRTDGKPASPAAEPVKP; encoded by the coding sequence GTGCTCCGCCTCTCCAAGAAGACCGACTACGCCCTGATCGCGATGAAGCACCTCGCGCTGAACGGGGACCGTGGTGCGTCGAGTGCGCGAGAGATTGCCGAGCAGTACGACATTCCCGCCGAATTGATGGCCAAGGTGCTGCAACGCCTCGTGCGGCGCCAGCTCCTGGTGTCGCACCAGGGGACGCGCGGGGGCTATCAGCTCGCGCGGCCGTCCGTGATGATTTCCGTGGCGGACGTGATCCAGGCCGTCGATGGTCCGCTCACCGTGACGGCCTGCTCCACAGACGACCACGCGTGCGAGCAGTTCACCAAGTGCAACGTGCGCGATCCGCTGTGGCGCATCAAGGATCGCGTCCTCACGGCGCTCGCGAGCTGCACGCTCGCCGAGATCGTCGACGAGTCGAGCGCGCCGACGATGCCCGTGTCGCTGTCGCGGCGCACGGACGGCAAGCCGGCCTCGCCGGCCGCCGAACCCGTCAAGCCGTAA
- a CDS encoding PDZ domain-containing protein: protein MQLAGMPRPSREVRLLVATIVVSVAVLLVLSRFRFPASSAESRDSSATQPLARLAARAAFDDLSLTVRELQTRVAGSLVVVEIAPNLAADRPAASRTRRFAAALRVRDDAAVVMSGEGMSVEAVAGVQGPVAVLASDPVRGITVVRVPPAPAPVMQVRESGQPVPAPDYMVVVEASAGGAGLRPVFVSRSDTVSDPRWDSPLLAIGRGVGADAGAPVFALDGRLAGILTPGDDVPLLVPAAVLLDRAHQLLRTGSPAAGDVGLVTHDLDARLARAIGVATGAAIVSVDAGGPTAAAFGPGDVVTAINNQPIVDARAFRQRVSRTAPGTTLTMRVRRDGDYVLQAVVVRALPGSSATTGAASDSSGLPLGLTMRAAPRVGSTVVSVQPDSAAARGGLVAGDRIVAIGRTPAPQPRDVTAAFAALAPRAALVLSVEHEARTRLVAVVR, encoded by the coding sequence ATGCAGTTGGCCGGCATGCCCAGGCCGTCGCGTGAGGTTCGCCTCCTCGTCGCCACGATCGTCGTGTCCGTTGCCGTGTTGCTCGTGCTGTCACGGTTTCGGTTTCCCGCCTCATCGGCCGAGTCGCGCGACAGCAGCGCCACGCAGCCACTCGCGCGCCTGGCCGCGCGCGCGGCATTCGACGACCTCTCCCTGACGGTCAGGGAACTCCAGACGCGCGTGGCCGGATCGCTCGTCGTCGTGGAGATCGCGCCGAACCTCGCGGCCGACCGCCCCGCCGCGTCCCGGACGCGACGTTTCGCCGCGGCGCTGCGCGTGCGAGACGACGCGGCGGTGGTGATGAGCGGGGAGGGCATGTCGGTGGAGGCGGTGGCCGGTGTCCAGGGTCCTGTCGCCGTCCTGGCCAGCGATCCCGTGCGCGGCATCACCGTGGTGCGCGTGCCGCCGGCGCCCGCGCCCGTGATGCAGGTCCGGGAGAGCGGACAGCCCGTGCCCGCGCCCGACTACATGGTCGTGGTCGAAGCGAGCGCAGGCGGGGCGGGTCTGCGACCTGTGTTCGTGAGCCGCAGCGACACGGTGAGCGACCCGCGATGGGACAGCCCGTTGCTGGCGATCGGTCGCGGCGTGGGTGCCGACGCAGGCGCACCCGTGTTCGCACTCGATGGACGTCTTGCCGGCATACTGACCCCCGGAGACGATGTGCCGCTGCTCGTGCCGGCGGCGGTGCTGCTCGATCGCGCGCATCAGTTGTTGCGCACCGGGTCGCCTGCCGCCGGCGACGTCGGCCTCGTGACGCACGACCTGGACGCGCGACTGGCCAGGGCCATCGGCGTGGCGACAGGTGCGGCGATCGTGTCGGTCGATGCGGGTGGTCCCACGGCGGCGGCGTTCGGGCCGGGCGACGTGGTGACGGCCATCAACAATCAACCGATCGTCGACGCGCGCGCCTTCCGCCAGCGCGTCTCGCGTACGGCGCCCGGGACGACGCTCACCATGAGGGTGAGGCGCGACGGTGACTACGTCTTGCAGGCTGTCGTCGTGCGGGCTCTCCCCGGTTCGTCGGCCACGACAGGTGCCGCATCCGACAGCAGCGGCCTGCCGCTGGGTCTCACGATGCGCGCGGCGCCTCGCGTCGGGTCAACCGTCGTCTCCGTGCAGCCCGATTCGGCAGCGGCGCGCGGCGGCCTCGTCGCCGGCGACCGCATCGTGGCGATCGGCCGCACGCCCGCGCCGCAACCCCGCGACGTGACGGCGGCGTTCGCGGCACTCGCACCGCGCGCGGCGCTCGTGCTGTCTGTCGAACACGAGGCCCGCACGCGCCTCGTGGCCGTGGTGCGATGA
- a CDS encoding alternate F1F0 ATPase, F1 subunit alpha, whose translation MADRPLVAEIDRALDRLAALAGHDEPGLTIREVGTVESVGHGTAVLSGLPGVRSDELVEFAGGVLGMAFNLDDREVGAILLGESRALKAGDQVRRTGRVTDVPVGHGLLGRVVDPTGRPLDRHGPLQASVRWPVERDAPAILDRAPVSVPLQTGLKVVDALVPIGRGQRELILGDRQTGKSTVAVDTILNQRGQDVICVYCAVGQRSAAVAHVLAELGRHGALAYTVVVVASGEQAPGLQFIAPYAATSIAEFFMEEGRDVLIVYDDLTKHARAYRELSLLLRRPPGREAFPGDIFYVHSRLLERATHLRPGLGGGSLTALPIVETEAQNLAAYIPTNLISITDGQIYLSPELFQKAVLPAVHAGLSVSRVGGKTQLPAYRAIAADLRLTYSQFEELEGFARFGTRLDEDTRRTLARGRRIREVLKQPPHATLAAPAQIVTLLAVTAGLFDPIALDRVAEAEQVVRDTVQGSLPEIWRAIERGDRMTDQQRDTVIATVRARLDSTFEHRADADD comes from the coding sequence ATGGCTGACCGCCCGCTGGTTGCCGAGATCGACCGGGCGCTCGACCGCCTCGCCGCGCTGGCCGGCCACGACGAACCTGGGCTGACGATCCGGGAAGTCGGCACCGTCGAGTCCGTCGGCCATGGCACCGCCGTGCTGTCCGGCCTGCCGGGCGTGCGGTCCGACGAACTGGTCGAGTTCGCCGGCGGCGTCCTCGGGATGGCGTTCAACCTGGACGATCGCGAGGTCGGCGCGATCCTCCTGGGCGAGAGCCGAGCACTGAAAGCGGGCGACCAGGTGCGCCGCACGGGGCGCGTCACCGACGTGCCCGTTGGCCATGGGCTGCTCGGGCGCGTCGTCGATCCCACCGGCCGGCCGCTCGATCGGCACGGTCCGCTCCAGGCCTCCGTGCGCTGGCCGGTCGAGCGCGATGCCCCGGCCATCCTCGACCGTGCCCCCGTCAGCGTACCGCTCCAGACCGGCCTCAAGGTCGTCGATGCGTTGGTGCCCATCGGGCGCGGTCAGCGGGAGCTGATCCTGGGCGATCGCCAGACGGGGAAGTCCACCGTGGCGGTGGACACCATCCTGAACCAACGCGGTCAGGACGTCATCTGCGTCTACTGCGCGGTCGGCCAGCGCAGCGCGGCCGTGGCCCACGTGCTGGCCGAACTCGGCCGACATGGCGCGCTCGCCTACACCGTCGTGGTCGTCGCGTCGGGCGAGCAGGCGCCAGGCCTGCAGTTCATCGCGCCCTACGCCGCGACGAGCATCGCCGAGTTCTTCATGGAGGAAGGACGCGACGTCCTGATCGTCTACGACGACCTCACCAAGCACGCACGCGCATACCGGGAGCTCTCGCTGCTGCTGCGGCGACCGCCCGGGCGCGAAGCGTTTCCGGGAGACATCTTCTACGTCCATTCGCGGCTGCTCGAGCGCGCCACGCACCTCCGGCCCGGGCTCGGCGGCGGATCGCTCACCGCGTTGCCCATCGTCGAGACGGAGGCGCAGAACCTGGCTGCCTACATCCCCACCAACCTCATCTCCATTACGGACGGCCAGATCTATCTTTCGCCGGAGCTCTTCCAGAAGGCGGTCCTGCCTGCCGTCCATGCCGGGCTGTCGGTGTCACGAGTGGGCGGCAAGACGCAGTTGCCGGCCTACCGGGCGATCGCCGCGGACCTGCGCCTCACCTACTCGCAGTTCGAGGAACTCGAAGGTTTCGCGCGCTTCGGCACGCGCCTGGATGAGGACACGCGGCGCACGCTGGCTCGCGGCCGGCGGATCCGGGAGGTGCTGAAGCAACCGCCGCACGCGACGCTCGCCGCGCCGGCACAGATCGTCACGCTGCTTGCGGTGACGGCAGGCCTGTTCGATCCGATCGCGCTCGATCGCGTCGCCGAGGCCGAACAAGTCGTGCGCGACACCGTCCAGGGCAGCCTCCCCGAGATCTGGCGCGCCATCGAACGTGGCGATCGCATGACCGACCAACAGCGCGACACCGTCATTGCCACCGTCCGTGCGCGTCTCGATTCCACGTTCGAGCACCGGGCCGATGCCGACGACTGA
- a CDS encoding F0F1 ATP synthase subunit A translates to MEITPDQIVYVQWGAVALNATVVWTWVVMALLVAGSWALTRAMETSDTPSRGQHVIEAIVALILGQIRDVSGRSPETLLPFAGTLFLFIVTSNSLTIVPGFHAPTSSLSTTTALALCVFIAVPVFGIREQGLRGYLRHYAQPSVFMVPLTFIGEVSRTVALALRLFGNMMSGVVMAAVFVGLAPLFFPAVLQAFGLVIGVIQAYIFSVLATVYIASATQVHTGAADTREGT, encoded by the coding sequence GTGGAGATCACGCCGGACCAGATCGTGTACGTGCAGTGGGGTGCCGTCGCGCTCAACGCCACGGTCGTGTGGACGTGGGTGGTGATGGCGCTGCTGGTCGCCGGGTCGTGGGCCTTGACCCGGGCGATGGAGACGAGCGATACGCCCTCGCGCGGTCAGCACGTGATCGAGGCGATCGTCGCGCTGATCCTGGGCCAGATCCGCGACGTCAGCGGGCGTTCGCCGGAGACCCTCCTGCCGTTCGCGGGCACCCTGTTCCTGTTCATCGTCACCTCGAACTCGCTCACGATCGTGCCCGGCTTCCACGCGCCCACCAGTTCGTTGTCCACCACCACCGCCCTGGCGCTGTGCGTGTTCATCGCCGTGCCGGTGTTCGGGATCCGCGAGCAGGGCCTGCGGGGCTACCTCCGGCACTATGCGCAGCCGTCGGTGTTCATGGTGCCGCTGACATTCATCGGAGAAGTGTCGCGGACGGTGGCGCTCGCGCTCCGGCTTTTCGGCAACATGATGAGCGGCGTCGTGATGGCTGCCGTCTTCGTCGGCCTGGCGCCGTTGTTTTTCCCGGCCGTCCTCCAGGCCTTCGGCCTGGTCATCGGCGTGATTCAGGCCTACATCTTCTCCGTTCTGGCCACGGTCTACATCGCCTCGGCGACGCAGGTCCACACCGGAGCGGCAGACACCAGGGAGGGGACATGA
- a CDS encoding F0F1 ATP synthase subunit delta gives MLLDPFTIAAQIVNFLLLLWLLRRVLYGPVTRAMLAREARVRAELDDARRQRAEAERERAQHEEELAAFTAGQEARMGVARAEVEQWRHAQMEAARLEVDARRERWQGALAQEQQAVVREVRRRVGHEILVLTRQALRDLAGSALEDRIIARFLERLHELPASARDRLATAAHEDGARVHLRTACPLVDEERARLSEAVSDALGGRLAASFETTPDLGSGVEMRAGGLTVAWSLNEYLASLEERLGAAFGDDLRVDDGGHG, from the coding sequence ATGCTGCTCGACCCGTTCACCATCGCCGCCCAGATCGTCAACTTCCTGCTGCTCCTCTGGTTGTTGCGGCGCGTCCTCTACGGGCCCGTCACGCGCGCGATGCTCGCGCGCGAGGCGCGCGTGCGCGCCGAACTTGACGACGCCAGGCGACAGCGTGCCGAGGCGGAGCGCGAGCGCGCACAACACGAGGAGGAACTGGCCGCCTTCACGGCCGGGCAGGAGGCGCGCATGGGAGTCGCGCGCGCAGAGGTCGAGCAGTGGCGTCACGCGCAGATGGAGGCCGCGCGCCTCGAAGTGGACGCCAGGCGCGAGCGCTGGCAAGGCGCGCTGGCGCAGGAGCAGCAGGCCGTCGTCCGCGAGGTGCGGCGCCGCGTCGGTCACGAAATCCTCGTGCTGACGCGTCAGGCGCTCCGCGATCTGGCCGGCAGCGCACTCGAAGACCGTATCATCGCGCGGTTCCTCGAACGACTCCACGAGCTGCCGGCCTCTGCGCGCGACCGCCTGGCCACCGCCGCACACGAGGACGGCGCGCGGGTCCATCTCCGCACCGCCTGCCCGCTGGTGGACGAGGAGCGCGCGCGCCTGAGCGAGGCCGTGAGTGATGCGCTCGGCGGGCGGCTCGCCGCGTCGTTCGAGACGACGCCAGACCTCGGCAGCGGCGTGGAGATGCGTGCGGGAGGGTTGACGGTGGCGTGGTCGCTGAACGAATACCTGGCTTCGCTCGAAGAGCGGCTGGGTGCCGCATTCGGTGACGACCTGCGGGTCGACGACGGTGGACATGGCTGA
- a CDS encoding F0F1 ATP synthase subunit C, producing MNELVWVGVASIVMAGVAVSVGSIAPALAEGRAVAQALASIAQQPDEANGISRTLFIGLAIIETSGIYCFVIAIILLFANPVWTTMLARASGQ from the coding sequence ATGAACGAACTCGTGTGGGTGGGCGTCGCGTCCATTGTCATGGCCGGCGTGGCGGTGAGCGTCGGCTCGATTGCGCCGGCGCTGGCCGAAGGCCGTGCGGTGGCGCAGGCGCTGGCCTCGATCGCCCAACAGCCCGACGAAGCGAACGGCATCAGCCGGACGCTGTTCATCGGCCTGGCGATCATCGAGACGTCGGGCATCTATTGCTTCGTTATCGCCATCATTCTGCTGTTCGCCAACCCGGTCTGGACCACGATGCTGGCGCGCGCCTCCGGGCAGTGA
- a CDS encoding cysteine desulfurase: MSLGTAPLPTSSPLFFDAHSTTPCDPAVVEAMLPYFTARFGNAASLQHRFGWEAQEAVEEARQHVATLVGARLRDVIFTSGATEANNLALVGTIEGVRQARGRDDAAVPHVVTLATEHPAVLDPCAWLETQGVRVTRVPVRPDGLVDLDTLAAATVPGTTLVSVMAANNEIGVLQPLDAIARLAHDAGAFMHTDASQAAAFVPIDMAALGIDMLSYTAHKLYGPKGGGALVVRRASKVPIAPLHHGGGHERGLRSGTLNVPAIVGFGHAAKLSRERRDEDVPRISALRDRLWTRLREALPGVHLRGAAEPRLPHNLNVGFDGLSGRDLVMGLTDVAVSPGAACASTSAAPSHVLLAIGLTEAEAKSSLRFGLLRTTTEAEVDMLADRLSNLVSALRSQRSLR, from the coding sequence ATGTCCCTGGGCACCGCTCCACTCCCCACGTCGTCACCGCTCTTCTTCGACGCTCACTCCACCACGCCGTGCGATCCGGCGGTGGTCGAGGCGATGCTGCCGTACTTCACCGCGCGCTTCGGCAACGCCGCGAGCCTGCAGCACCGCTTCGGCTGGGAAGCGCAGGAGGCTGTCGAGGAGGCGCGCCAGCATGTCGCGACACTCGTCGGCGCTCGCTTACGCGACGTGATCTTCACCAGCGGGGCGACCGAAGCCAACAACCTCGCGCTCGTCGGCACGATCGAAGGCGTGCGGCAGGCTCGCGGAAGAGACGATGCGGCCGTTCCGCACGTGGTGACGCTGGCGACCGAGCATCCCGCCGTGCTCGATCCGTGCGCCTGGCTGGAGACGCAGGGCGTACGCGTGACGCGCGTGCCGGTGCGGCCGGACGGACTCGTGGATCTGGACACGCTCGCGGCGGCGACCGTGCCCGGTACCACGCTCGTCTCCGTGATGGCGGCCAACAACGAAATCGGCGTGCTGCAGCCGCTGGACGCGATCGCCAGGCTCGCGCACGACGCAGGCGCGTTCATGCACACCGATGCGTCGCAGGCTGCCGCGTTCGTGCCGATCGACATGGCGGCGCTGGGCATCGACATGCTCTCGTACACGGCGCACAAGCTGTATGGCCCGAAAGGTGGCGGCGCATTGGTCGTGCGTCGTGCGTCGAAGGTGCCCATCGCGCCGCTCCATCACGGTGGCGGCCACGAGCGGGGGTTGCGATCGGGCACACTCAACGTCCCGGCCATCGTCGGCTTCGGACATGCGGCGAAGCTGTCGCGCGAGCGGCGAGACGAAGATGTCCCGCGCATCAGCGCGTTGCGCGACAGGCTGTGGACGCGTCTGCGCGAGGCGCTGCCGGGCGTGCACCTGCGAGGGGCCGCCGAGCCGAGGCTCCCGCACAACCTCAACGTCGGCTTCGACGGGCTGTCGGGGCGCGATCTCGTGATGGGGCTGACCGACGTCGCCGTGTCGCCGGGCGCCGCGTGCGCCTCGACGTCGGCCGCGCCGTCGCACGTCCTCCTCGCCATCGGCCTCACGGAAGCCGAGGCGAAGAGCTCGCTCCGCTTCGGCCTGCTGCGCACCACCACCGAAGCCGAGGTCGACATGCTGGCGGACCGCCTCAGCAACCTCGTGTCAGCACTCCGGTCGCAGCGGTCGTTGCGCTGA
- a CDS encoding DUF4256 domain-containing protein — translation MPTQRTQKRGSETRQALSPEQRAALFGTLSVRFEQNMSRHRGLGWTAIQERLAANPDKLWSLHEMERTGGEPDVVGHDTKTGEYVFYDCSAESPRDRRSVCYDGDALEARKEHKPKTSAMEMAAAMGIEILTEAQYRKLQTLGDFDTKTSSWVQTPADIRARGGAIFCDRRYGHVFTYHNGAESYYAARAFRGALTV, via the coding sequence ATGCCGACACAGCGAACGCAGAAGCGTGGCAGCGAGACGCGACAGGCACTGTCGCCGGAACAACGGGCAGCGCTGTTTGGAACGTTGAGCGTGCGTTTCGAGCAGAACATGAGCCGTCATCGCGGTCTCGGATGGACCGCCATTCAGGAAAGACTTGCCGCCAATCCTGACAAGCTGTGGTCGCTCCACGAGATGGAACGGACGGGCGGCGAACCCGACGTCGTGGGCCACGACACGAAGACGGGCGAATACGTCTTCTACGACTGCTCGGCGGAGAGTCCCAGGGACCGCCGCAGCGTGTGCTACGACGGGGATGCGCTGGAGGCGAGAAAGGAACACAAGCCGAAGACCAGCGCGATGGAGATGGCGGCCGCGATGGGGATCGAGATTCTCACCGAAGCGCAGTATCGAAAGCTGCAGACGCTGGGTGATTTCGACACGAAGACGTCGAGCTGGGTGCAGACACCCGCCGACATCCGTGCACGCGGCGGCGCCATCTTCTGCGATCGCCGCTACGGCCACGTCTTCACGTACCACAACGGCGCGGAGTCCTACTACGCCGCGCGCGCGTTCCGTGGCGCGCTGACCGTCTGA
- a CDS encoding ATP synthase subunit I, whose amino-acid sequence MTEELGPWSLAIGGGAAVAVLYLTSLWWTVARVARTRHPARLVAVSYLLRAPIAALALFAVAAGDAPRLLAALASFLAVRTVVVRSVRSGGYSASTR is encoded by the coding sequence ATGACTGAGGAACTCGGCCCGTGGAGCCTCGCGATCGGCGGCGGGGCCGCGGTGGCAGTGCTGTATCTCACGAGCCTGTGGTGGACGGTCGCGCGCGTCGCGCGCACGCGGCATCCGGCGCGCCTCGTTGCTGTGAGCTATCTACTGCGGGCGCCGATCGCCGCGCTTGCGCTGTTCGCCGTTGCCGCCGGCGATGCGCCGCGTCTGCTGGCGGCGCTCGCCTCGTTTCTCGCTGTCCGTACGGTGGTCGTCCGGTCGGTGCGCAGCGGTGGGTATTCGGCGTCGACGAGATGA
- a CDS encoding cation:proton antiporter has protein sequence MRLLALVIILATAWLVTGTPAAGDAVAGAGAGTALAIGFALIAASLTGELFERFRLPRISGYLFFGVACGPYAGAILTPVMARELQVINGLAIALIALIAGLEINFARLRPQLRAMLTMGGVMLVLMWTALSLLFFMTWPWLPIAPDATGVPRAAMSALAATVIVSFSPTVSIAVITESRARGPLTELVLALVVLADLMLILLFTLSMEGVRFAVGGAQGGHGMLSGLAWEIFGSFAFGGIVGAGFAFYLRYIGREVTVVLLGVAVVLSHVGASLHFEPLLAALATGLVVENIAPPEGDALRHAVERGALPVLVLFFAAAGANLHLDALAQVGLFALAVSVVRLLLIRRTARIGARVAGLTGEPPSLAWMGLVSQAGVTLGLVILINAEFPDWGGRLYALVLAMITIHETIGPILFRSALTKAGEVGRMDLQGHAGASP, from the coding sequence ATGCGCCTGCTCGCGCTCGTCATCATCCTCGCGACGGCCTGGCTCGTCACCGGAACGCCCGCCGCGGGCGACGCCGTCGCCGGTGCGGGCGCCGGCACGGCGCTCGCGATCGGCTTCGCGCTGATCGCGGCGTCGTTGACGGGCGAGCTGTTCGAGCGCTTCAGACTTCCGCGTATCTCGGGTTACCTGTTCTTCGGCGTCGCGTGCGGCCCGTACGCCGGAGCCATCCTCACGCCCGTGATGGCGCGCGAACTCCAGGTGATCAACGGCCTGGCGATCGCGCTCATCGCGCTCATCGCCGGCCTCGAGATCAACTTCGCCAGGCTGCGTCCACAGTTGCGCGCGATGCTCACGATGGGCGGCGTGATGCTGGTGCTGATGTGGACGGCCCTGTCGCTGCTGTTCTTCATGACGTGGCCGTGGCTGCCGATCGCGCCTGACGCCACCGGCGTGCCGCGCGCGGCGATGTCGGCGCTCGCGGCAACGGTGATCGTCAGTTTCTCGCCCACCGTCAGCATCGCGGTGATCACGGAGAGCCGCGCACGAGGCCCGCTCACCGAACTCGTGCTGGCGCTGGTCGTGCTGGCCGACCTGATGCTGATCCTGCTCTTCACGCTGTCGATGGAAGGCGTGCGGTTCGCCGTCGGCGGCGCGCAGGGCGGGCACGGCATGCTGTCGGGCCTCGCGTGGGAGATCTTCGGATCCTTCGCCTTCGGCGGCATCGTCGGCGCGGGCTTCGCGTTCTACCTGCGCTATATCGGACGCGAGGTGACGGTGGTGCTCCTCGGCGTGGCGGTGGTGCTGAGCCACGTCGGCGCGTCACTGCACTTCGAGCCGTTACTCGCGGCGCTGGCCACGGGCCTCGTCGTGGAGAACATCGCACCGCCCGAAGGCGATGCGCTGCGCCATGCCGTGGAGCGCGGTGCGCTGCCCGTGCTGGTGCTGTTCTTTGCCGCCGCCGGCGCGAACCTGCACCTCGACGCGCTCGCGCAGGTCGGTCTCTTCGCGCTGGCCGTGTCCGTGGTGCGCCTGCTGCTGATTCGCCGGACCGCCCGCATCGGCGCCCGCGTGGCCGGCTTGACCGGTGAACCGCCGAGCCTCGCGTGGATGGGACTGGTGTCGCAGGCGGGCGTGACGCTCGGCCTGGTGATCCTGATCAACGCCGAGTTCCCCGACTGGGGCGGACGCCTCTACGCGCTCGTGCTCGCGATGATCACGATCCACGAAACAATCGGTCCGATCCTGTTCCGGTCGGCCCTGACGAAGGCAGGCGAGGTCGGGCGCATGGACCTTCAGGGACACGCCGGCGCTTCGCCATGA